A genomic segment from Candidatus Korarchaeum cryptofilum OPF8 encodes:
- a CDS encoding AAA-associated domain-containing protein codes for MKKQIRVETLSYSRLLGFLRLLMDLGGRADIARISKEIGMHVDEILPILAFSEMMGLISIENGDAELTESGINFLRQGHAERAKYVRSKLMELEIFKEILDELKKRGSLEKEDVMEIMISKGGFCYHSNLEEELNYLIYWGVYSGLIEYDREEKLIKLGKID; via the coding sequence ATGAAGAAGCAGATCCGCGTGGAGACGTTATCTTACTCCAGGTTGCTGGGCTTCCTGAGACTTCTGATGGATCTGGGTGGAAGGGCTGATATCGCGAGGATATCGAAGGAAATAGGTATGCATGTTGATGAGATACTTCCTATTTTAGCTTTCTCCGAGATGATGGGCTTGATCTCTATCGAAAACGGTGATGCAGAGCTTACGGAATCAGGGATTAACTTCCTGAGACAGGGGCATGCGGAAAGGGCGAAATACGTGAGGAGCAAATTAATGGAGCTGGAGATCTTTAAAGAGATATTGGATGAGCTTAAGAAAAGGGGAAGTCTTGAGAAAGAGGATGTCATGGAGATAATGATATCTAAGGGGGGATTTTGCTATCACAGTAATTTAGAGGAGGAGCTCAACTATCTCATCTACTGGGGTGTCTATTCAGGCCTAATAGAGTACGATAGAGAGGAGAAACTGATAAAGTTGGGGAAGATCGATTAA
- a CDS encoding ABC transporter ATP-binding protein: MMLEVDRVSKYFISNKSKLEVIREISFSLREGEFVSIVGPSGCGKSTLLRMIAGIERPSSGRIIFYGKEINSPDPRISMVFQSFALVPWLKVIEQVELPLRARGIENAREVARKWLSLVGLSEFEEFLPKELSGGMRQRVGIARALAVEPNLLLMDEPFSSLDELTADTLRHEILELWKSAPNLKSILMVTHNIEEAVLMSDRIVVLSRRPSTVLKVVNIDTPRPRNRRDEQFYGKVDEIYSLLPQ, encoded by the coding sequence ATGATGCTGGAGGTCGATAGGGTATCGAAGTACTTCATCTCCAATAAGAGCAAGCTCGAGGTGATAAGGGAGATCAGCTTCTCACTGAGGGAGGGGGAGTTCGTGTCCATAGTCGGGCCCAGCGGCTGTGGAAAGTCGACTCTCCTCAGGATGATAGCAGGAATAGAGAGGCCGAGCTCAGGTAGGATAATCTTCTATGGGAAGGAGATAAACTCCCCAGATCCGAGGATATCCATGGTCTTTCAGAGCTTCGCCCTAGTCCCGTGGCTCAAGGTAATAGAGCAAGTTGAGCTCCCGCTTAGAGCTAGGGGAATAGAAAATGCTAGAGAAGTTGCCAGGAAGTGGCTAAGCCTCGTTGGATTGTCAGAGTTCGAGGAATTCCTTCCAAAGGAGCTGTCAGGTGGGATGAGGCAGAGGGTCGGGATAGCGAGGGCTCTAGCAGTTGAACCAAACCTTCTTTTGATGGACGAACCCTTCTCATCTCTCGATGAGCTTACAGCCGATACCCTGAGGCATGAGATACTGGAGCTGTGGAAGAGCGCCCCTAACCTTAAGTCCATACTCATGGTGACTCACAATATAGAGGAGGCTGTCCTCATGTCCGATAGGATAGTGGTCCTCTCGAGAAGGCCATCCACAGTCCTGAAGGTTGTGAATATAGATACCCCGAGGCCGAGGAATAGGAGGGATGAGCAGTTCTACGGTAAGGTGGATGAGATATACAGCCTCCTCCCACAGTAA
- a CDS encoding ABC transporter permease subunit: MIPLLSYFLLPVYALLSLLRMIIAYLFSLIFSLSIGILAAKNEKAEHIIIPLLDVLQSVPILSFLPIAIIFFINLFGPYIGAEISSIFLIFTSQVWNMTFGVYEAVKLIPRDLEEMVRVYRIGKFLYLRKILLPATMTKLIYNSAMSWGGGWFFLYASEIISLGNAQIPLPGIGSLLALSLAESPPRIDIAILSVLITMFLVSFTYLFIWRPLMEWSENFKYEYSAGEIKRKRVFEIPRVRIPPFLYRSFFRSLRYILRLPIRNYVAGFVSFVERRAGIIKKGTFLLLILFIAYSAMKIAPHITLEMPSSEYMGEPDLILIASLNSIRRVLTVLLISLSWTIPVSLLVGRGRHWDEFMLLFEIAASFPIPVLWPFLVKYIVLPLGDEGFEIAAIMLALFGAQFYVLFNSLAGVKSISSDLEEMRKVFLIRGSLYLRKLVIPGMFPSIVTGLITAWGGAWNSLIVAEYIKVGNEVFPSKRAQYGLGTLLSIAAWDRGDISSVIFITAVLTLIVITVNRAFWRFLYDYSAKFRVE; the protein is encoded by the coding sequence GTGATCCCTCTGCTCTCCTACTTCCTGCTGCCAGTCTACGCGCTGCTATCATTACTCAGGATGATCATCGCATACCTCTTCTCCCTCATTTTCTCTCTTTCCATCGGCATACTGGCTGCAAAGAATGAGAAAGCTGAGCACATAATAATACCCCTCCTAGATGTGCTCCAGAGCGTTCCCATACTCAGCTTCCTCCCTATCGCCATAATATTCTTCATAAACCTCTTCGGTCCCTATATAGGTGCGGAGATCTCCTCAATTTTCCTCATATTCACATCTCAAGTGTGGAACATGACTTTCGGAGTGTACGAAGCTGTGAAGCTCATACCGAGGGATCTGGAGGAAATGGTGCGCGTGTACAGAATAGGAAAGTTCCTTTACTTGAGGAAAATACTCTTGCCGGCTACTATGACGAAGCTCATCTATAACTCGGCTATGTCCTGGGGAGGGGGGTGGTTCTTCCTCTATGCATCTGAGATCATATCATTGGGCAATGCCCAGATACCGCTTCCAGGTATTGGAAGCCTTCTCGCCCTATCCCTCGCGGAATCACCCCCTAGGATCGATATCGCCATCCTATCGGTCCTGATAACGATGTTCCTCGTCTCCTTCACATACTTATTCATCTGGAGACCTCTCATGGAATGGAGCGAGAACTTCAAGTACGAGTATTCAGCAGGTGAGATCAAGAGAAAGAGAGTATTCGAGATCCCGAGGGTGAGGATACCACCCTTCCTCTATAGATCATTCTTCCGCTCTCTCAGATATATTTTGAGGCTCCCTATAAGGAATTATGTAGCGGGGTTCGTCAGTTTCGTGGAGAGAAGGGCTGGAATTATAAAGAAGGGCACTTTCCTCCTCCTGATTTTATTTATCGCATATTCAGCGATGAAAATAGCTCCGCATATTACACTGGAAATGCCCTCCTCCGAGTACATGGGGGAGCCCGATCTGATACTTATAGCATCTCTGAACTCCATCAGGAGGGTCTTGACGGTCCTCCTGATCTCCCTCTCCTGGACGATACCGGTATCCCTCCTCGTGGGCAGGGGAAGGCATTGGGATGAGTTCATGCTGCTATTCGAGATAGCCGCCTCCTTCCCTATCCCGGTGCTCTGGCCCTTCCTAGTCAAGTATATAGTGCTTCCCCTGGGGGATGAGGGGTTCGAGATAGCTGCGATAATGCTAGCTCTATTCGGGGCTCAGTTCTACGTTTTGTTCAACTCCCTGGCCGGCGTTAAGTCTATATCATCGGATCTAGAGGAGATGAGGAAGGTCTTCCTCATAAGGGGCTCCCTCTACCTGAGGAAGTTGGTGATCCCGGGCATGTTCCCCTCCATAGTCACTGGCTTGATAACCGCGTGGGGCGGCGCATGGAATTCCCTAATAGTGGCAGAGTACATAAAGGTGGGGAATGAGGTCTTCCCGAGTAAGAGGGCTCAATATGGTTTGGGGACTCTGCTGAGTATCGCTGCCTGGGATAGAGGTGATATATCATCCGTTATCTTCATAACAGCTGTTCTAACGCTGATCGTGATAACAGTAAACAGGGCCTTCTGGAGGTTCCTGTACGATTACTCAGCTAAGTTCAGGGTGGAATGA